In bacterium, the sequence CTAGCAACCGCAGCAGTCGGTTCGCTGAGAAGAGATTGGCTGCCGGGCACACTTGGGGTAATAAGCGATTTCATATCGATTTCGTGCGGCGGCGTTCCAACCTTATACGATAATAAAATATGCCACACCGATTTCTCCGAACCGTTCTGCGCTTCCTTACGAGAAACTATTTTGAAAACGGGGGAAGATTTAGGGCACAAATTGGAACAAGAAGTCGTCTATATTAATAGCGATGGTCCGCGATATGAAACTCCCGCTGAAGTCCGTCTTTTCCGAATGTGGGGTGGCGATGTAGTTGGAATGACTGTCGGTAAAGAAGCAATCATCGCTCGAGAGGCTGGCATTTGTTATGCCGCTATCGCAGTTGTTGCTAATCTAGGAAGTGGACTTGGTCAATCCGCTTTGAACCATGAAGAGGTTGAACAAGCAATGGGTAATGCTATTTCAACGATTGCAGCGATTTTCACCGGGTCACTGGAAGTTTTACCAGCAGGTAATAATTGCTAGTTTTGCTGATTTTCAGACTAATATAAGTTAAATTACCTGATTATCAACAAAACTTTAGCATAACAAATCTTTTAGCATAAAGTCAGTGTAGAATATGGGTAGTGCTCTAGATTGTATAAAGAGCATAAGGTTATGGAATTGTTACTTTTTATTTATGCCCTTTTAGGGTCTATTTCTTTGTGGATACTGATAGAAGCATGGCGGCGCCAATCACTGCGTTTTGCGCGGGGCGCTCTTTATCGTCATGATGTTGAGAAAGCGCTGAAATGTACGCGCTTAGCTCTTCGTTTGCCATTTCTACACCCTGCCGGCCGTACCGTTATTAGCCGCTTTCACGCCCAACTTCTAATTCAAAACGGTCGTTACGATGATGCCCTTAGACAAATTGACATCGCCTTAACTTGGATTGCCCGTCGTCCAGCGCGATATTGGAACCAACTTGCGTTAAGCCTTATGAACCTACGCGCCGCTTGTTTGGAAGTAGCGGGACGAGTTGAAGAATCAGAACGATGCCGAAATGCCACCCTTGAAGTCTGGGCAAGTATGGGCGATCCGAGCGGATCAGGAACATTCGAAGCGGCGCTTGCTGAACAAAGCCGAGGAGAATATGGCCTTGCTATGGAACGAATGCGGGTTGCGATCGAAAAAAGCGCTAATCCTCCCGAGCGAGCAACACGTTGGCTTCATTTGGCGATGATGGCTTCGGAAATCGGCCGTTTCGACCAAGCCATCGAACTCGGTCAAAACGCCATTGATGACCTTCCTGAACCTTTGAAGCTGCTAGCTTATGTCGGTTTAGTCGAT encodes:
- a CDS encoding MTAP family purine nucleoside phosphorylase; its protein translation is MNKKCVSDIEPIGIITGTGVSELLKIEQEEILSIRTSAGDAIVKSGFLAERPVVILERHGQGHAIPPHKINYPANLLALKELGVVRCLATAAVGSLRRDWLPGTLGVISDFISISCGGVPTLYDNKICHTDFSEPFCASLRETILKTGEDLGHKLEQEVVYINSDGPRYETPAEVRLFRMWGGDVVGMTVGKEAIIAREAGICYAAIAVVANLGSGLGQSALNHEEVEQAMGNAISTIAAIFTGSLEVLPAGNNC